A genomic region of Homalodisca vitripennis isolate AUS2020 chromosome 5, UT_GWSS_2.1, whole genome shotgun sequence contains the following coding sequences:
- the LOC124362077 gene encoding 1,5-anhydro-D-fructose reductase-like: MSAKLTKDSVFTATSGMRMPVVGLGTYARSTEERSSDEDITKAVEYALEAGYRHFDTAYMYRNEKAVGNAFKKWLDSGKIKREELFVVTKLPMVGNNEKLVERYLKESLEDLQLSYVDLYLIHKPVGFQPGKVLFPTDENGYLKLDYDTDHIALWKAMEAQVDAGRAKFIGLSDFTIAQMERILKIARIRPSTDQVECHLYFQRKELREWGKKNGIPVTSFATLGSGAAVSIFDKGGNMTEQQKKNPMTEEVVIRIAQAHGKSPGQVLLRHMVQLGVAVIPKSSHPDRIKQNIDIFDFELTDKDMADLGAFDLGEGGRKFFVSNMVKGYDKHPECPYGKP; this comes from the exons ATGTCTGCTAAGTTGACCAAGGACTCTGTATTTACTGCAACCTCTGGCATGAGGATGCCTGTCGTGGGCCTCGGTACATACGCCAGGAGCACGGAGGAGAGG TCGTCAGACGAGGACATTACAAAGGCAGTGGAGTATGCCCTAGAGGCTGGCTACAGACACTTCGACACCGCCTACATGTACAGGAACGAGAAAGCAGTGGGGAATGCGTTCAAGAAGTGGTTGGATAGCGGCAAAATCAAAAGGGAGGAGTTGTTCGTCGTTACTAAG TTGCCTATGGTGGGGAACAATGAAAAGTTGGTAGAGAGGTACCTGAAGGAGTCTCTGGAAGACCTGCAACTAAGCTATGTAGACCTGTACCTGATCCACAAACCCGTGGGTTTCCAGCCTGGAAAGGTACTGTTTCCTACAGACGAAAACGGATACCTGAAACTGGACTACGACACAGATCATATCGCTTTGTGGaag GCGATGGAGGCCCAAGTGGACGCAGGAAGGGCCAAGTTTATCGGCCTGTCCGACTTCACAATTGCCCAGATGGAGCGGATCCTGAAGATCGCGAGGATTCGCCCCTCTACGGACCAGGTCGAGTGCCATCTCTACTTCCAGCGGAAAGAGCTGCGCGAGTGGGGTAAGAAAAACGGGATACCAGTCACATCTTTTGCAACCCTGGGCTCTGGTGCTGCCGTGTCTATCTTTGATAAAGGAGGAAACATGACTGA ACAACAAAAGAAGAACCCAATGACAGAGGAGGTTGTGATACGCATAGCCCAAGCTCACGGCAAGAGCCCGGGCCAGGTGTTGTTGAGACATATGGTGCAGCTCGGTGTCGCCGTCATACCCAAGAGCTCCCACCCCGACCGCATCAAGCAGAACATTGAC atttttgattttgaactgACGGACAAAGATATGGCTGATTTGGGTGCTTTCGACTTGGGTGAAGGTGGAAGGAAATTTTTCGTCTCCAATATGGTGAAAGGATACGATAAACACCCAGAGTGCCCATATGGAAAACCATAA